GGGCCATGACCATTCCCTGCAGATCCAAAGTGCTATACACCATGACCGCGCCCAGGATCGCCACACCCAAGGTGATCTCATAGGAAAGCATCTGGCTTGCCCCGCGCAGCCCGCCCAGGAAAGCGTAATTGTTGTTTGAGGAAATCCCGGCCAGGATCACGCCGTAAACTCCGAGAGACATCATGGCAAAAATGTAGAGCAACCCGATATCAAGCTGCGCCACCTGCAAACTGATGGTCCGGCCAAAAGCCTGAAGCTCCGGCCCAAAGGGGATTGCAGCCACAGCGGCAATCGCGAATGTCACGGACACCACCGGCGCCAAGGTAAACAGAAAACGCTGCGCGCCGCTGGGCGTGAAGTCCTCCTTCATCACCATCTTGATGACATCCGCGATCGGATGAAAGAGCCCCAGAATCCGGAACCCAAAAATGGAAGCCCGGTTCGCGCCCACGCGGTCCTGCATGACCGCGGATTGCTTGCGCTCCACCCAGGTCAGCAGCCCGGCAATGCTCATGACAAAAGCCACCATGATGACCGAAAGCGCTGTTTTAATTGCAAGTTGCTCTAGCATAGATTGCTTCACTTCGTTCGCAATGACGGAGGCCGAATCAGGAAGACAAGGCCGCAGTCTTCCCTAATAGCCCGCCGGTACCCAAAGCCTCGTAGCTCATTCCCGAGAAAAACGGCACCTTTTCGGCCAGATTCTCAAAAATCATCTCTTCGGACTGCCACTCAAAACCTTTGAGCTCCAGCCGCGCAGCCAAATCGGCTGCCGTATGCCAATCCGGCCTCGCCTCGCCCAAAGGCCGAAGCGCTT
The genomic region above belongs to Candidatus Omnitrophota bacterium and contains:
- a CDS encoding NADH-quinone oxidoreductase subunit H — translated: MLEQLAIKTALSVIMVAFVMSIAGLLTWVERKQSAVMQDRVGANRASIFGFRILGLFHPIADVIKMVMKEDFTPSGAQRFLFTLAPVVSVTFAIAAVAAIPFGPELQAFGRTISLQVAQLDIGLLYIFAMMSLGVYGVILAGISSNNNYAFLGGLRGASQMLSYEITLGVAILGAVMVYSTLDLQGMVMAQGKHLWGLIPMWGIIVQPVGALLFMTAALAETKRIPFDLPEGESEIVGYFVEYSGMKFGMFFMTDFIETILVAMIMTTVFFGGWQVPWLFADGIHWPWGGVVAMSHGVVVGLQVLSFVFKVVAFIWFFMIIRWTLPRFRYDQLMRLGWKYMFPVSLANIVITGLVLVLIG